The following are from one region of the Thermococcus cleftensis genome:
- a CDS encoding sulfite exporter TauE/SafE family protein gives MISSAVALLIGVAIGFIAGLFGVGGGFLIVPALTFAGLPLSIAIGTSLACITVGSMSSAAMHVRGGRVLYRVALMTAAFSIPMAIAGSYLSTVIDEGVIRVLFVFLLLYLAYTFARPNNEGSGDGDGVSEVKYRHVPFIGAFSGLASGLLGVSGGIINVPLFHELAGIPVKYAVGTSSLALFFTSLTAAYAHYTLGQVDITTAAMIVPGLMAGSFVGAHLVSRIPAGGLKRAFAGLLVLTAVKMLV, from the coding sequence ATGATTAGCTCGGCGGTTGCACTTTTGATTGGCGTCGCGATAGGCTTTATCGCCGGCCTCTTCGGGGTTGGCGGAGGGTTCCTGATCGTTCCCGCCCTGACCTTCGCGGGACTCCCGCTCAGCATCGCGATAGGGACCAGTCTGGCCTGCATAACCGTCGGCTCGATGTCCTCCGCGGCGATGCACGTTCGCGGCGGGAGGGTTCTATACAGGGTCGCCCTGATGACAGCGGCGTTCTCCATTCCAATGGCGATTGCTGGTTCCTACCTCTCCACGGTGATAGACGAGGGAGTGATCCGGGTGCTGTTTGTATTCCTCCTTCTCTACCTCGCCTACACCTTCGCGAGACCGAACAACGAGGGAAGTGGAGATGGAGACGGGGTTTCGGAGGTGAAGTATCGGCACGTGCCTTTCATCGGCGCCTTTTCCGGCCTGGCCAGTGGACTGCTCGGCGTCAGCGGCGGAATAATCAACGTGCCACTTTTTCACGAACTCGCGGGCATTCCCGTTAAGTACGCCGTCGGAACGTCGAGCCTTGCACTCTTCTTTACCTCCCTCACGGCGGCCTACGCCCATTACACCCTCGGTCAGGTGGACATCACAACCGCCGCGATGATAGTTCCCGGGCTGATGGCCGGCTCGTTCGTCGGAGCCCACCTCGTTTCCAGGATTCCTGCGGGAGGGCTGAAGAGAGCCTTTGCCGGACTGCTCGTGCTCACGGCGGTGAAGATGCTCGTTTAG
- a CDS encoding HAD family hydrolase, which yields MEELFERVKAEFGVEVRNENDMTGAWKLVEMLKERGWVVYIITAKGREQVDAWHPNYGSLYAQFGDIPSFKSVVEGICLTALHVRELERNGTI from the coding sequence ATGGAGGAGCTTTTCGAGAGGGTCAAGGCAGAGTTCGGCGTCGAGGTAAGAAATGAAAACGACATGACGGGCGCGTGGAAGCTGGTGGAGATGCTCAAGGAAAGGGGCTGGGTGGTGTACATCATCACCGCGAAGGGGCGCGAGCAGGTCGATGCCTGGCACCCGAACTACGGAAGTCTATACGCCCAGTTCGGCGATATTCCGTCCTTCAAGAGTGTAGTCGAGGGCATCTGCCTCACTGCGCTCCACGTGAGGGAGCTTGAGAGGAACGGAACGATCTGA
- a CDS encoding sulfite exporter TauE/SafE family protein — MLKYVSYFAVGVFIGILAALFGLGGGFLIVPTLNFLGVEIHHAVGTSSAAVVFTSLSSALAYSRQGRIHYKVGLLLASTAVIGAYIGAWLTSFISASQLKVIFGLALIVVAVRIYRKKTAEPGEVKLEDVKVNYKLVPVGGFFAGIASGLLGVGGGIINVPFLTYLGLPIHYAVATSSFAIVFTATAGALKHYAMGNVETQWLVLLVPGLIIGAQLGARIAKRTRASSLKKAFAVVMGLLALRMILKGLGLPVP; from the coding sequence TTGCTTAAATACGTCTCCTACTTCGCGGTTGGAGTCTTCATAGGAATCCTCGCGGCGCTCTTTGGCCTCGGAGGGGGCTTCCTGATAGTCCCAACTCTCAACTTCCTCGGCGTCGAGATACATCACGCGGTGGGAACCTCAAGCGCCGCAGTGGTCTTTACCTCCCTCAGCTCCGCCTTGGCTTACTCAAGGCAGGGGAGGATACACTACAAGGTCGGCCTCCTGCTGGCTTCAACGGCCGTGATAGGGGCCTACATCGGCGCTTGGCTCACGAGCTTCATAAGTGCCTCCCAACTGAAGGTCATCTTCGGCCTCGCCTTAATCGTCGTTGCCGTCAGGATATACCGCAAGAAAACTGCCGAGCCGGGTGAGGTCAAGCTCGAGGACGTTAAGGTGAACTACAAGCTCGTTCCGGTTGGAGGTTTCTTCGCGGGAATCGCCAGCGGCCTGCTCGGCGTCGGCGGGGGCATAATCAACGTGCCGTTTCTCACGTACCTTGGACTGCCGATTCACTACGCCGTGGCAACGTCAAGCTTCGCTATAGTCTTTACCGCAACCGCTGGGGCGCTCAAACACTACGCGATGGGCAACGTGGAAACCCAGTGGCTCGTCCTCCTTGTCCCGGGGCTGATAATCGGTGCCCAGCTCGGTGCGAGGATAGCGAAGAGAACACGGGCGAGCAGTCTTAAGAAGGCCTTCGCCGTTGTCATGGGGCTCTTGGCCCTGAGAATGATCCTCAAGGGACTCGGCCTTCCGGTTCCCTGA